Part of the Penicillium digitatum chromosome 4, complete sequence genome is shown below.
ATGACACAGCGCCATCCCACTCTCCTCTGCTCGCTGAGCGACCACTTCGCCGTTGAGGCTGTCATCACCCGTTCTTCAGTGCCGAAATACTATGCTTCCCACTCTATAGACTCTGCTCCGACTTCACCCAATTCTCCCGCCCTGCATAAAACAACTTCAAAGCCCGTCTCTCCCAACGCCGCCCTTTCATCAGACACATACGATCACATCATCGAAATCATCCACAAATACGTGTCCCGTGAACGCTCTCAGCGCCGTTGGCGTCTGGCGCATTTCCTGGTGTCTATTGTGGTTTCCATTGGTTGTATGATTGGTGTGTGGTGGGTTGGCAACCGCACGTACATCGGATTCATCCTCGTCCTGGTCAGTACGCTGAGCTTCGGCGCTGGGATTTTGGATGGTCTGATTGGTGGACTGTTTATGTCGGGTGAGTTGCGTGCCTTGAAAGAGTTTGAGTGGGAGGTGAGCAACGCTAGGAGCTTGGTGGTTGCCGCCgaggctggtgctggtgctggtgctgctTCGGAAGAAACGGCGAGAGGGGAGAACGAtgattgattttttttttcttacaAGCTGGTTCGGGGAATATGTTGATTATGCGTGGGAGATGCGGCTGGGTCGCATGGCTTACCAGTCTGTTTATATTTGGTCCCGAAAGTGTACTGTATATGTTTGATGCGGCTAGTGTTTTCATCGACCGGCAGAACTGATTCATACATGGGAAGTGATGATAACGTTCCGAGAATTGTTTACTTGCCTACAGATTCGAATGGAAGAGCATAGGCCCGAAACGAGTGTAAAGTGTATTTTCTTACGAAACAATGATCGTTAAAAGCTACGTAAAGTTCCACATCCACCGAGTCCACTAGCATCAACCAAGAAGCAAGCAGAAATGACAAAGCGAGCTAGCACAAGAGCGTGCGAATTTACTCGCAACACTCGCGCTTACGAGTCTCAAAGACACGCAGAGTCTCTTCGGCAGCCTTAACGCCACTCATGACCATAGCGCCAAAAGTAGGGCCCATACGGTTGAAGCCATCGATCTCCGACAGCTCCATACCACCAATGATAAGACCCTTGGCGACCTCACGGGTGTTCTTAACAATAGCGTCCTCAGCCGTGTTCATGTCAAGGCCACGCATGCCGCCCAGCTTCTCAATAGCGTTCATGGAGACGAGACGCTTAGCGCAAAAGGCACCGAACGGTCCGTCGTGACCAGTAGTGCTGACGATAACAGGGGCGTTGATGGTATTCGGGTCCATGCAGGAGTGGTCGTCGTGGTGGAGAGTGACGAGAGTCCAGTTGACGACGACACCGGCGAGGCGGATATCGTCACCGTCTGGGCGGGTGATCAGGTCTTCGACGCAGGTTGCGTTGAAGAGCTTGACGTTAGGGAAGGCGAGGACCTTTGACAGGAGCGTCGATGTGAACAGCGAGGCGTGCTTGACGACCACAAAGTTCGGGTTCGTGGGCTCTTCTTCGAAGGGCACGCCAAGCTCGGTCAGGAAGGCATCTGCAGGGCGTCGGAGAATCATGGCGCTGAATAGCTGACCACCTAGCCAAGCACCACCGCCTATAGGGTAATGTTAGTCATGCTGTGTTGATTTGGGCTGGAGATCTTCATGACTATCTGAGAATCTATGCTCGCATAGGGCCAAGACTAACCGGGCGACACAGAGGCCTCTACGATGGCAATCTTCAGGTCCGGACGGGCCTTGGCGAGTACATAGGCAGTGCTCAGACCACAGGAGCCGGCACCGACGATGACAACATCGCTCTCGGCGTATTTGTCCAGATCCTGGAAGTAGCGTCGGGTCATGGCGCGCGAGACTTGGCTCTCGCGGATCGGGGCGAACTTGAACTCGTCCCACTTATTGCCAAACTGCTCAAGGAGGTTGGACTGGCCCTGACCAGTCAGAGTGGCGGTCACCGACTCGGAGACGATGACCTTGCCCTTGATGCCGGCCGGGGCAACAGTAGCAGACTCAAAAATGGCAGCTGGAGGAGACATAATGGTTCAGAGATCAAGTCGGACAGATGACTTTTGAGCTTTCATTAGTTTCTATGCTTTAGTTTGGGAAAGGTGAAGGGGGGAGGGCATGATCCTTTCGCTGGTATTATCCAGATCAAGTTAAAGGCCGTATAATCTCAGAACGAATCCACGCCAAGGATGAATCTGATGTCTAGAAACATTTGAATTCATCTCCGACGCAAGAACGAACACCGGCTCATACCCAGAAGTTACCTGAGATACCTTGATCCCCAAGGGATAATGTGCCCAGCCAAAAAGTATCCATGGCTCCCAAAGGAAGGGCAGTGTGTACTTGTCCGTTTGAGATCTAATCGAAAGTCAGCCTTGATGGTATGCCAGTGTGCATGTTAGTAGATAGTTACTATTGTGATGTAAACCAGTCAATAGAATGATGAGGGAAATGAAAGCACTGTGGGCAGCTCAACCTTTATATGCCAACATACCCCACCATTGAGATGTCACATGGTCCGAGTCTCTCCGGGTTTCCAATGAGCTCCTCGGTGAGTGACGTTGCACGAATGAAATTGTTCTCAAGTGACGCTGCTGGCCATCTCAAGCCTGTTTCTTCAGCAGCGACCGGAGCTTTCTGCCCCGGTCTTTCTTCCTTTTGCCCTACGGAGTGAGTTTCCCGCGACTCCAACGGTAATTAGATGTAACTACCATCTAGGAAACCTTTTGAGAAATTTTTTAGAATGACCAAGGCGCTTATACAGTCTGACCACTACTATCAAGCTTGTCTGGATGTATAGATATGGTGTTTTCATGGCAAATTGTCCATCCATGGACTGACGCCTGGCCACGATGGGACAAAGTACCACCTGCAGGGATCACAGAATGGGAGCAATTTCGATTTGAAAGAGAGTTCACCTGAAGTAGCTTCATGTAAATTTGTATATTCAAGGGGAATGCTCATATCTCATTTCTTTCTTCAAAGACCATACGTGGGATTTCTgacatcatcgtcatcacaCAGCCTTCAGCTGGGGCATATGTGTTGTATACAAAAACACAAAGACACAAAATAGTATTAACCGTATCTACTAGAAGACTCAAAAATCACAGCCACGAAGCGGTAATTGGCTGGATTTATCCTCCGCTACCAGCCCATGCATAGATTTAGTCGGGCCTTCCTTAATGCGATGCCCAGTCTTCTTGCGAAGACGCCGATTCTCCCATGCCAGGAGCTCACGCAGACACAAAGCGAGGGGTATATTAAAGAGCACAAAGGCTACACACGTTGACCTACCCTTTACACAGCTTGGGTCTTGTTCATCTGGGGAAACACTGGTGCCCAGGAAGGGAACACACGGGCCAATCAAGTTCAACAGGATAATACCTCCACCTCCTTGAGAATACTGGGTAGGAACACAGGACGAGAAGAGAAACTGACGTTGCAGCTGAAGCATGTCAACTAGGTGTGAATTTAAACTTCAGCAAGTTATCCGTACAGCACACACGATGATGCTGATGTTCGACTTGATGCTAAAAGCCATGCTTTCACATCGAGAAGCGTCATGCCTGATTCCTTCTATTGGATCTTGCCCGTGCAGTCCTGCAATACAAGGGTACACGCaacttccttctcttcttcagtTAGTAACTTCGCGTTCGGCGGGCTATATGGCACGTAGAACCAAGCCAGCACAGCAGCCGCGCAGACCGGGACATCCTCAACCAGGAACAGCAATCGCTGATTTGCCAACGCAGATTGTCCGGAAATATACCTTCGGCGAAGGTACCAGTGAATGTATTTGCCAGCAGTGCGGCAGACAGAAACAGAACGTATCGGAG
Proteins encoded:
- a CDS encoding Thiazole biosynthesis enzyme, yielding MVVTSNYRWSRGKLTPAFISLIILLTGLHHNNLKRTIISAIFESATVAPAGIKGKVIVSESVTATLTGQGQSNLLEQFGNKWDEFKFAPIRESQVSRAMTRRYFQDLDKYAESDVVIVGAGSCGLSTAYVLAKARPDLKIAIVEASVSPGGGAWLGGQLFSAMILRRPADAFLTELGVPFEEEPTNPNFVVVKHASLFTSTLLSKVLAFPNVKLFNATCVEDLITRPDGDDIRLAGVVVNWTLVTLHHDDHSCMDPNTINAPVIVSTTGHDGPFGAFCAKRLVSMNAIEKLGGMRGLDMNTAEDAIVKNTREVAKGLIIGGMELSEIDGFNRMGPTFGAMVMSGVKAAEETLRVFETRKRECCE